A window from Theobroma cacao cultivar B97-61/B2 chromosome 3, Criollo_cocoa_genome_V2, whole genome shotgun sequence encodes these proteins:
- the LOC18606121 gene encoding uncharacterized protein LOC18606121 produces MDSSGPSRRPCFIEEDDGLASLADMEAGYSGSHYHSPKQNGFFSRPLCYSRRSSLRNLSSSVSSPRSARFYDARFEDHQPHFLDACFLCKKPLGGNRDIFMYRGDTPFCSEDCRQEQIDVDEAKEKNWNLSSSMKALRKKDQRKSTSPTEAQDYPFRAGTVAAA; encoded by the exons ATGGACTCTTCTGGACCTTCAAGGAGGCCTTGTTTCattgaagaagatgatggaTTGGCTTCTCTCGCGGATATGGAAGCTGGGTATTCGGGAAGCCATTACCATAGTCCTAAACAAAATGGGTTTTTTTCAAGGCCTCTTTGTTACTCAAGGAGGAGTAGTTTGAGGAATCTGTCTTCTTCTGTTTCTTCTCCAAGGTCTGCCAGGTTTTATGATGCCAGATTTGAAGACCATCAACCCCATTTCTTGGATGCTTGTTTCCTTTGCAAGAAGCCTCTTGGGGGTAACCGGGACATCTTCATGTACAG AGGGGACACACCTTTCTGTAGTGAAGACTGCAGACAAGAACAGATAGATGTAGATGAAGCCAAGGAAAAGAACTGGAATCTTTCTTCCTCAATGAAAGctttgagaaagaaagacCAAAGGAAATCTACATCTCCAACCGAAGCTCAAGACTACCCTTTCCGTGCAGGCACTGTTGCAGCTGCCTAA